From a region of the Candida albicans SC5314 chromosome 1, complete sequence genome:
- a CDS encoding glycogenin glucosyltransferase (Putative glycogen synthesis initiator; regulated by Efg1 and Efh1; Hog1-repressed; colony morphology-related gene regulation by Ssn6; induced by prostaglandins; flow model biofilm induced): MTNAVFTLLYNPDYLAGALVLGSVLKKLVLRSDQKYPDLKFGILIDKSKFTSYQLQLLSRYYDDLIDVSPLKSTIVEKLTYDLKRPELDKTFTKVELWSLIQYEKILYLDSDTLPIIPDAANGGTVLDLLALDFPKFKILAAPDSGFPDIFNSGVFALRPNLDDYTNLAALVQESVINPNVSFDGADQGLLNQYFNAQPDWVQALLTKHDATVDLETVSYTQDSNWIKIPFLYNVTPSAEYQYLPALKHFQNPPGQPSLLENPQAEAELVDQGAEQPKHDKELWESTFDTIGRYHSTALSYINYKTTQVKVVHFIGKYKPWRSSSNVSGVHRDWWKAWIEEFGEKSLFDVVYGEKSLEKEPQTDYTPEPSRQEYPKEEPTEICEVKAEPAPEPPLDTSDPHVLLDPANYQRFEDRIQPSIDAMWDPTKEPPPKREDVKEEETHDFLEKVPKSFAKEWDSSTHYHHPPEEYEGVHDTQHHIEPYHQEEIQKNDQYNLEKDVQPPNNELHISPFEHQEHDHAPEHTPSNIPPERPELYGHKFVEPERVFDTADDYFPTHILQEVEKINISNKPDTEAEVEPTSASELATDVTAFNLMNDKLSKEGAIEESAFEEIYTEDNEEIDGEISEDDILEEEEEEVVPKLFPWEFRESGKVVAERVFD; encoded by the coding sequence ATGACTAACGCTGTTTTCACTTTATTGTACAATCCCGACTATCTTGCTGGAGCATTAGTATTGGGTTCAgtgttgaagaaattggtgTTACGATCGGACCAAAAATATCcggatttgaaatttggtATTCTAATTGATAAGTCCAAGTTTACCTCCTACCAACTACAATTGTTATCTAGATATTAcgatgatttaattgatgtGTCCCCCTTAAAGTCTactattgttgaaaaattgactTATGATTTGAAGAGACCGGAATTGGACAAGACGTTTACCAAGGTTGAACTATGGTCTTTGATTCAgtatgaaaaaattttatatttggaTTCGGACACTTTACCGATAATTCCAGATGCAGCTAATGGCGGCACTGTTTTGGACTTGTTGGCATTGGATTTTCCCAAGTTCAAAATTTTGGCAGCACCGGATAGCGGGTTTCCtgatattttcaattcgGGTGTATTTGCCTTGAGACCTAATTTGGATGACTATACAAATCTAGCAGCATTGGTGCAAGAGTCAGTTATAAACCCTAATGTATCTTTTGATGGTGCTGATCAAGgtttattaaatcaatatttcaatGCCCAACCTGATTGGGTTCAAGCTTTATTGACGAAACATGATGCTACAGTTGATTTGGAAACTGTTAGTTATACCCAAGACTCTAATTGGATCAAGATACCATTTTTGTATAATGTGACTCCATCTGCCGAATACCAGTATTTGCCTGCATTGAAACACTTTCAAAACCCACCAGGACAACCGCTGCTTTTAGAAAACCCACAAGCAGAAGCCGAATTAGTTGATCAAGGAGCAGAACAGCCAAAACATGATAAAGAATTGTGGGAGAGTACGTTTGACACTATAGGACGCTATCACTCTACTGCCTTGCTGTATATCAACTATAAGACCACTCAAGTCAAGGTAGTTCATTTTATTGGAAAATATAAGCCTTGGAGACTGAGTTCAAATGTGTCAGGGGTGCATAGAGATTGGTGGAAAGCTTGGATTGAAGAGTTTGGTGAAAAATCGTTATTTGATGTGGTATATGGGGAGAAATCTTTAGAAAAAGAGCCACAAACTGACTATACACCAGAGCCATCTAGACAAGAGTATCCCAAAGAAGAACCAACTGAGATTTGCGAAGTAAAAGCTGAACCGGCTCCAGAACCACCACTTGATACCTCTGATCCACACGTGTTACTTGATCCAGCAAATTATCAACGCTTTGAGGACCGAATTCAACCTAGCATCGATGCCATGTGGGATCCCACAAAGgaaccaccaccaaaacgAGAAGAtgtaaaagaagaagaaacacacgattttcttgaaaaagTTCCTAAATCGTTTGCCAAAGAATGGGACAGCTCAACTCATTACCACCATCCACCTGAAGAATACGAAGGCGTTCATGATACTCAACACCATATTGAACCCTATCATCAAGAGGAGatccaaaaaaatgatCAATATAATTTGGAAAAGGATGTCCAACCACCTAACAATGAATTGCACATATCGCCATTTGAACACCAAGAACATGACCATGCACCTGAGCATACTCCTCTGAATATACCACCCGAAAGACCTGAATTGTATGGCCATAAATTTGTTGAGCCTGAAAGAGTATTCGATACCGCTGATGATTACTTCCCAACTCACATTTTACAAGAGGtggaaaaaataaatatttccaACAAACCAGATACTGAAGCAGAAGTTGAGCCAACTAGTGCTTCTGAATTAGCTACTGATGTCACTGCtttcaatttaatgaaCGACAAGCTTTCAAAAGAAGGGGCCATCGAGGAGTCTGCTTTTGAAGAGATTTACACAGAAGATAATGAGGAAATAGATGGAGAGATTTCTGAGGATGATATTTTggaggaagaggaagaagaagtggTACCAAAATTGTTCCCCTGGGAATTTAGAGAAAGTGGTAAAGTGGTTGCTGAAAGAGTGTTTGATTAA
- the RPS21B gene encoding 40S ribosomal protein eS21 (Ribosomal protein S21; regulated by Nrg1, Tup1; colony morphology-related gene regulation by Ssn6; positively regulated by Tbf1, Hap43; Spider biofilm repressed) — MENDKGQLVELYVPRKCSATNRIIKAKDHASVQISIAKVDEDGRAIAGENITYALSGYVRGRGEADDSLNRLAQQDGLLKNVWSYSR, encoded by the exons ATGGAAAACGATAAAGGTCAATTA GTTGAATTATACGTCCCAAGAAAATGTTCTGCTACCAACAGAATTATTAAAGCCAAAGATCACGCTTCTGTTCAAATCTCAATTGCTAAAGTTGATGAAGACGGTAGAGCTATTGCTGGTGAAAACATCACTTACGCTTTAAGTGGTTACGTTAGAGGTAGAGGTGAAGCTGATGACTCATTAAACAGATTGGCTCAACAAGACGGTTTATTGAAGAACGTCTGGTCTTACTCTCGTTAA
- the TRM2 gene encoding Trm2p (Putative tRNA methyltransferase; repressed by prostaglandins; Spider biofilm induced), translating into MVAEVLEDKKRPIEDQCDGNSSKRPRRGRRSRLRRYKNKDIDETSPLGVLQLEIKELLEKHNLTKEDVMNDMSAILNDPELLEKYNNRIISDVKVLALTSNGDSLAIIPSVDPERKQVVLIPFALPNDVVTIKVHKSHPMYVEADLLSIEKSTSMRNNELINCRYFGKCSGCQFQNIEYQQQLAIKKQTIINAYDYFAPKLVSQKLLPEVLPTQESPLTYNYRTKLTPHFYIPNKKTGKDLPCPPNLGIASKGRPTWRKSDFGPEGTNIDIEECNIGTKIINQGLANERRRFNTEYVKYSKGATFLLREDTKVLQEDTVIGPGSVDENGQVSKIEVELEDNTKLVKTCVTQTRQIVQEYINGYIFEFSAGEFFQNNNSILPIVIDYVRSNLSLSEDQPNYLVDAYCGSGLFSITCSSNVSKVIGVEISADSIRFAKRNAEKNNIKNANFIVGKAEEIFASMDTPNNQTSVILDPPRKGCDDVFLNQLSDYNPAKIVYISCNVHSQARDIEWFINSTVNGNQYYVESIKGFDFFPQTHHVETVAVLSLKENK; encoded by the coding sequence ATGGTGGCAGAAGTGTTAgaagataaaaaaagacCAATCGAAGACCAATGTGATGGAAATAGCTCCAAACGTCCAAGACGAGGCAGGAGATCCAGATTAAGAAGatacaaaaacaaagacaTTGATGAAACTTCTCCCTTGGGTGTTTTGCAGTtagaaattaaagaattattgGAGAAACATAACTTAACCAAAGAGGATGTGATGAACGATATGTCTGCTATTCTCAATGACCCTGAACTTCTTGAAAAATACAACAATAGAATTATTTCGGACGTGAAAGTATTAGCATTAACATCTAATGGAGACTCGCTTGCTATAATCCCTCTGGTAGATCCAGAAAGAAAACAAGTTGTCCTCATACCATTTGCTTTACCAAATGACGTTGTCACAATCAAAGTCCATAAAAGTCACCCCATGTATGTGGAAGCAGATCTACTTTCGATTGAAAAATCTACTTCTATGAGAAACAATGAACTTATAAATTGTCGTTATTTTGGTAAATGTTCAGGGTGtcaattccaaaatatcgagtatcaacaacaattagCAATTAAAAAGCAAACTATCATTAATGCCTATGATTATTTTGCTCCGAAATTGGTGTCACAGAAGTTATTACCTGAAGTTTTACCTACACAAGAATCACCTTTAACTTATAACTACCGTACCAAATTGACACCTCATTTTTATATACCTAATAAGAAGACAGGTAAAGATTTGCCGTGCCCACCAAATTTGGGAATTGCATCCAAAGGTAGACCTACTTGGAGAAAATCTGATTTTGGTCCTGAAGGAACCAacattgatattgaagaatgTAATATCGgaacaaaaataattaatcaaGGGTTAGCAAATGAACGTAGAAGATTTAATACTGAATACGTTAAATATTCCAAAGGTGCTACATTTTTGTTGAGAGAAGATACAAAGGTATTACAAGAAGACACCGTTATTGGTCCAGGATcagttgatgaaaatggtCAGGTATCAAAAATAGAAGTTGAACTTGAGGATAATACGAAATTGGTCAAGACTTGTGTGACCCAAACAAGACAGATTGTTCAAGAGTATATTAATGGGTacatttttgaattctCTGCAGGtgaatttttccaaaataaCAATTCGATTTTGCCTATTGTCATAGATTATGTGCGATCCAATTTATCGCTTTCTGAAGATCAACCAAACTATTTAGTTGATGCTTACTGTGGGTCGGGCTTATTTTCAATCACCTGTTCATCAAATGTATCCAAAGTGATTGGTGTCGAAATTTCGGCAGATTCCATCAGATTTGCTAAACGTAACGctgaaaaaaacaatatcaaGAATGCTAATTTCATTGTTGGTAAAGCTGAGGAGATTTTTGCTAGTATGGATACTCCAAATAATCAAACATCAGTGATATTGGATCCACCAAGAAAAGGTTGTGATGATGtatttttgaatcaattatcaGACTATAACCCAGCAAAAATTGTCTATATCAGCTGTAACGTTCATTCACAAGCTAGAGATATCGAGTGGTTTATCAACAGCACTGTTAATGGTAATCAGTATTACGTAGAAAGTATCAAAgggtttgattttttccCACAAACCCATCACGTTGAGACTGTTGCAGTATTGTcattgaaagaaaataaataa
- a CDS encoding uncharacterized protein (Putative transcription factor; S. cerevisiae ortholog Hot1 is required for the transient induction of glycerol biosynthetic genes GPD1 and GPP2 in response to high osmolarity; filament induced), with product MNETYNSQEPNNAMFYNNNSTPSNDAQSQNNNNSTGNSSVVNAAASMHANNGNHNNDNINTNDSINENNNNNNGNNNSNSSGNTNNNNKNKGKNKNNSGNSNNHTVNELYGLIHNLQSQFAHYQNTQFNQLMMKISFLHDSMDHMKSQVNDLSQQVLFLAKNSGMISGTNSNPNSTFNNQFKAFEVFTKHLNELNKEIEEISSSSQGMQNQSQQQQQQQQQQQQQLHQPHHQAQIPPPPSHPPQQTLQLQSNHSQFQGPSVHLGVPSNSNGPPASQFDEEVDSITRKGLSLRSPANSSPNPTSHYVFDVGPFASRNMNGNNANNLYDKGPTTSVIRPNKKRRKQQKNSQEDTPANEPESTLQSQRRLPVQQQSRQTLAQSSSTYPNSYILPMPPLLSDDKLGQNSGSSTNNDPTQFMLQRDNGTVMTSALRQPPNHTRPPPNQQTASGFSFDDEIDSIDQLENDKQNEGSSSESAKRTSKKRKQSESGKMTISVNPLNIPQYKLERSLKSLAEIWKEYAHGLNNKPPLKSLETKYGTKWRNETESRTFLRRKKIYEAIEIGISKGYTEDEVIQELEMHRSYNKNGVIKRKPLSWLSSNMPEKFNSPT from the coding sequence atgaatGAAACTTACAACAGTCAAGAACCAAACAACGCCATgttttacaacaacaactcgACGCCGTCCAATGATGCACAGTcccaaaataataacaattccACAGGCAACAGCTCTGTTGTCAATGCTGCTGCTTCCATGCATGCCAATAACGGCAACcacaataatgataatataaaCACCAACGACAGCATTAAcgaaaataataacaacaataacggtaataataatagcaACAGCAGCGGTAAtaccaataacaacaacaaaaataaaggtaagaataaaaacaatagtGGGAATAGCAACAATCACACGGTCAATGAGTTATATGGACTCATACATAATTTGCAAAGCCAGTTTGCTCATTATCAAAACACTCagttcaatcaattgatgatgaaaatatcGTTTCTCCACGACTCCATGGATCATATGAAACTGCAAGTGAATGATCTAAGTCAGCAAGTGTTATTTCTTGCTAAAAATAGTGGTATGATATCAGGTACAAACAGTAACCCCAATTCTACTTttaacaatcaattcaagGCTTTTGAAGTATTTACTAAACATCTCAACGAATTgaacaaagaaattgaagagaTTTCAAGTAGCTCACAGGGGATGCAAAATCAActgcaacaacagcaacaacagcagcagcagcagcagcagcagcttCATCAACCACATCACCAGGCACAGATACCTCCACCGCCTTCGCATCCGCCACAACAGACTTTGCAATTACAATCAAACCACTCGCAGTTTCAGGGACCATCGGTACATCTCGGTGTGCCCCTGAACAGTAATGGCCCACCAGCTAGTCAATTTGATGAAGAGGTCGATAGTATCACAAGAAAAGGTCTATCATTGCGGTCACCAGCCAATTCGTCTCCAAACCCGACATCACACTATGTGTTTGATGTTGGACCGTTTGCATCGAGAAACATGAATGGTAATAATGCGAACAATTTGTATGATAAAGGACCCACCACTTCAGTAATTCGTCCTAACAAGAAACGAAGAAAACAACAGAAGAACTCCCAGGAAGATACTCCTGCCAATGAACCAGAATCGACGCTACAGCTGCAAAGAAGATTACCTGTACAGCAACAGTCAAGACAGACACTTGCACAATCTTCGTCAACATATCCAAACTCATACATTCTTCCTATGCCTCCTTTACTTAGTGATGATAAGCTAGGGCAAAATCTGGGTTCTTCTACAAATAATGACCCAACTCAATTTATGTTACAACGTGATAACGGCACTGTGATGACATCTGCATTGAGACAACCTCCAAACCATACGCGCCCGCCACCAAACCAACAAACAGCTTCAGGATTTTCCTTTGATGACGAGATTGACTCTATAGACCAGTTAGAAAACGACAAACAAAACGAGGGTAGTTCATCAGAAAGTGCTAAGCGAACTTCCAAGAAACGGAAACAATCTGAATCTGGAAAAATGACAATTTCTGTTAATCCATTAAATATACCACAATATAAACTAGAAAGAAGTCTTAAATCATTAGCAGAAATCTGGAAGGAATACGCCCATGGGTTAAACAACAAGCCTCCTTTGAAATCTTTAGAAACCAAGTATGGAACTAAATGGAGAAACGAAACAGAGTCGAGAACGTTTTtaagaaggaaaaaaatatatgaaGCTATTGAAATAGGGATCAGTAAAGGGTATACAGAAGATGAAGTGATTCAAGAATTAGAAATGCACAGGAGCTATAACAAAAATGGAGTCATCAAGCGGAAACCATTACTGTGGTTAAGCTCAAACATGCCTGAAAAGTTCAATTCACCAACATAA
- a CDS encoding sphinganine kinase (Ortholog(s) have sphingosine-1-phosphate phosphatase activity, role in calcium-mediated signaling and endoplasmic reticulum localization) → MQEGVQFAAATNLKSRNKQGNGTAAESPSLSPQISDHSNDAGNKSNNHYKERLSPFRYKLRSLILPLIRQETIYLAKMQSFLRCSVFDFYFAWTANLASHTFYVLMLPPPIWFGGSYLTRDLVYVLGLGIYLTGFLKDFFCLPRPRSPPLHRITMSSYTTQEYGFPSSHSANATGVSLLLLIKILSLENVSNTTYYSLIVGLSLYYISLIFGRLYCGMHGFLDIIIGGLVGSFVFLFRHYFGLQWDKLLFDNGLGLVASTVIIIAVFVSLIHFHSEPVDDCPCFDDSVAFVGVLIGLDLAHLVAYQTKYFAKMNLTGNPYLIPFDVNRGVLNSVSRFLLGVALVVTWKTLAKPIVFTILPPIYKAVGVYLPRRSYISTAHTQTSTRKIRSTSMSNDSNMGIGDINNFIKGVTDHNKKDEVGPETEIDYYEMLSYSQNQNSDNTTIQTPPKYNSGVFKYRYDVEIVGRLIIYAGISITAVWTFAFASDYLNL, encoded by the coding sequence ATGCAAGAAGGAGTTCAGTTTGCAGCAGCAACTAATTTGAAATCCAGAAACAAACAGGGGAATGGTACAGCCGCTGAATCTCCATCGTTGTCTCCACAGATATCCGATCACAGCAATGATGCTGGAAACAAGTCAAACAATCATTACAAGGAGAGATTGTCCCCATTTAGATACAAATTGAGATCGCTCATATTGCCCTTGATTCGTCAAGAAACAATATATCTAGCCAAGATGCAATCATTTTTGCGGTGTTCTGTTTTTGACTTTTATTTTGCATGGACAGCAAACCTTGCCAGCCACACATTCTATGTTTTGATGTTGCCGCCACCAATATGGTTTGGAGGGAGTTATTTGACCAGGGACTTGGTGTATGTTTTGGGTCTAGGCATTTATTTAACTGGATTTTTGAAAGACTTCTTTTGTTTACCAAGACCACGATCGCCACCTTTGCATCGTATCACAATGTCATCGTACACTACACAAGAATACGGGTTTCCCTCGTCTCACCTGGCCAATGCAACAGGtgtttcattattgttgttgataaagatTCTTTCACTTGAGAATGTATCTAACACTACGTACTACTCGCTAATCGTTGGGTTATCATTATATTACATTTCTTTGATATTTGGACGATTATACTGTGGAATGCACGGATTTTTGGACATCATTATCGGTGGTTTAGTAGGTCTGTTTGTGTTTTTGTTTCGACACTATTTTGGACTACAATGGGAcaagttgttgtttgacAATGGTTTAGGACTTGTCGCCAGTACGGTAATTATAATTGCAGTATTTGTTCTGTTGATCCATTTTCATTCAGAACCAGTTGACGACTGTCCCTGTTTTGACGATTCAGTTGCATTTGTTGGAGTTTTAATTGGATTGGATTTAGCTCATTTGGTGGCTTATCAGACAAAGTATTTTGCAAAGATGAACTTGACCGGTAATCCTTATTTGATTCCGTTTGATGTAAATCGTGGAGTATTAAATTCAGTTTCCAGATTCTTATTAGGGGTCGCCTTGGTTGTGACGTGGAAAACCTTAGCCAAGCCAATTGTTTTTACCATTTTACCTCCTATCTACAAAGCTGTTGGTGTGTATTTACCAAGAAGAAGCTATATTTCAACTGCTCATACACAGACATCAACTCGAAAAATTAGATCAACGTCAATGTCCAATGACTCAAATATGGGAATTGGTGAtataaacaatttcatAAAGGGAGTGACTGACCACAATAAGAAGGACGAAGTTGGACCGGAAacagaaattgattattacGAAATGCTATCCTATAGCCAGAATCAAAATAGCGACAACACGACAATTCAAACTCCACCAAAATATAACAGTGGTGTGTTCAAATATCGTTATGATGTAGAGATTGTTGGAAGATTGATTATATATGCGGGAATATCGATTACTGCGGTGTGGACTTTTGCATTTGCAAGTGACTATCTTAATTTATAG
- the CRL1 gene encoding Rho family GTPase (Predicted GTPase of RHO family; CAAX motif geranylgeranylated; expression in S. cerevisiae causes dominant-negative inhibition of pheromone response): MTPNGSRRHSAYMGSPRSQHSSTMETGYNPYEAVQKKQELYQNNNGNSPTVIIEEDPYIPNYKESSLANKKTNYNMKIVVVGDGGCGKTCLLLAYTQNKFPSIYVPTVFENYVTAVQSPNGKTVELALWDTAGQEEYDRLRPLSYPDVDILLVCFAVDNEVSLENVKDMWFPEVNHYCPGIPIILVGTKSDLSSDMNHDASIRVAKEIGAIGLIFTSAKTMFNVRTVFNFALNHFQRNMELQEQYEKTLGSRKRISRVLGGSNGGSGNHSRHHSRNYSNVSNNRRGHLKNTSYDSTALLDQPLTEDTYVKNPYGNFGYKANVESPYNQDEFAFTRERKKKKKCVIL; the protein is encoded by the coding sequence ATGACACCCAACGGCAGTAGGAGACATTCGGCGTACATGGGGTCGCCCAGAAGCCAGCATAGTTCCACAATGGAAACAGGTTACAATCCTTACGAAGCAGTGCAGAAGAAACAGGAATTATACCAAAATAACAACGGCAATTCACCAACCGTCATCATTGAAGAAGATCCATACATCCCAAATTATAAAGAGCTGTCTCTAGCAAataagaaaacaaattataaCATGAAAATTGTCGTTGTCGGTGACGGTGGGTGTGGTAAGACgtgtttattattagcaTACacacaaaacaaatttccTTCAATCTATGTTCCCACAGTTTTTGAGAATTATGTGACGGCAGTTCAGTCGCCTAATGGTAAAACCGTGGAATTGGCTCTCTGGGATACTGCTGGCCAAGAAGAATACGATAGGTTACGACCACTAAGCTATCCTGACGTTGATATTTTATTGGTGTGTTTTGCCGTGGACAATGAAGTTAGTTTGGAGAATGTCAAGGATATGTGGTTCCCCGAAGTGAATCATTATTGTCCTGGTATTCCCATTATTTTGGTTGGTACCAAGAGTGATTTACTGTCTGATATGAATCACGATGCATCTATACGAGTAGCCAAAGAAATTGGCGCCATTGGATTGATTTTCACATCAGCCAAGACCATGTTCAATGTACGGActgtttttaattttgcaTTAAACCATTTTCAAAGAAATATGGAATTACAGGAACAATATGAAAAGACATTGGGTTCAAGAAAGAGAATAAGTAGAGTATTGGGTGGTAGTAATGGAGGCAGTGGGAACCATTCCAGACATCATTCTAGAAACTACTCCAACGTTTCGAACAACAGAAGGGGCCATTTGAAGAACACATCATACGATTCCACGGCATTGTTGGATCAACCGTTGACAGAAGACACCTATGTGAAAAATCCTTATGGGAACTTTGGCTATAAAGCAAATGTTGAAAGTCCGTATAATCAGGATGAGTTTGCATTTacaagagaaagaaagaagaagaaaaagtgtGTAATATTGTAG
- the POX18 gene encoding Pox18p (Similar to Pox18, a peroxisomal protein; induced during chlamydospore formation in C. albicans and C. dubliniensis; A21 sequence updated based on new sequence and analysis, the allelic orf19.10841 was reinstated; Spider biofilm induced), producing MSQTVAAPGFQASAYFEYLEECLKEQMIREIALGTVKAVLVVTIKNKENKQQTWILDFKDKGSVVKAESEQTPPKGDVQLILKDADFMRLADGKANGQKLFMAGRLKVKGNLLKAVSIESLFKDLGPVPAKL from the coding sequence ATGTCACAAACCGTTGCTGCTCCTGGATTTCAAGCTTCTGCGTACTTTGAATACTTGGAAGAATGTTTGAAAGAACAAATGATTAGAGAGATTGCACTCGGCACAGTTAAAGCTGTTCTTGTTGtaacaatcaaaaacaaagaaaacaaacaacagACTTGGATATTGGACTTTAAAGACAAAGGTAGTGTTGTTAAGGCCGAGTCCGAGCAAACACCACCAAAAGGTGACGTTCAGCTTATTTTAAAAGACGCTGATTTCATGAGATTGGCAGATGGTAAAGCTAATGGTCAGAAATTGTTTATGGCTGGAAGGTTAAAAGTTAAAGGTAACTTGTTGAAAGCAGTGTCTATCGAATCCCTTTTCAAAGACTTAGGACCAGTCCCAGCCAAGTTATAA